From a single Rhipicephalus microplus isolate Deutch F79 unplaced genomic scaffold, USDA_Rmic scaffold_62, whole genome shotgun sequence genomic region:
- the LOC142788473 gene encoding uncharacterized protein LOC142788473 produces the protein MDALQETPRSPQEQPLVHTDEESATETTQMDVQTWLPQGSSEEVDNVSAGERHDGAAWTEDGWHTVLTRRQKKNQKKNQKNASEAVECNASSSSPPKQGSQVKRRRRTRSRRPLPPLPKDDIKIILRPHKGLAVKDILGYELSTAVIDACHRHFDGGSFMLRVHPGSNIIIVSTPHEHVAKELREITHLNIRGRVHSFNSYVADPEDVLRGIVHGIPSGTSQAELMANLRVRTQGVKIERARMLGSTKTAIITFTGSTLPRCVYFMGAEAICYPHKPTRQACKVCHSTGHRTDVCPTPDANRCNKGFYGSQGGYQLGLGADVVLQLCSSLPKRDDNLVVADNFFTGPQLTELQQVDGGEIDEKARSGHL, from the exons atggacgctcttcaggaaacaccgaggtctcctcaggagcagccactggttcacacagatgaggagtctgctacagaaaccactcaaatggacgttcagacctggttaccgcagggttcgtccgaagaagtcgacaatgtgtctgcaggggaacgccacgatggtgccgcatggacggaggatggctggcacacggttttgacacgccggcaaaagaagaaccagaagaaaaaccagaaaaacgcgtcagaagctgtggagtgcaacgcctcgtcaagcagcccaccgaagcagggaagtcaggtgaagcgccgacgtcgtacgagaagtcgccgtccgctcccgcccctgccaaaggacgacataaagatcatccttaggcctcacaaaggcctcgccgtaaaagacatactcggctatgaactttccaccgctgtgatagacgcttgccaccgacacttcgacggtggtagcttcatgctgcgcgtccacccgggctcgaatattatcatcgtatcgacgccccacgagcatgtagccaaagagctgcgagagatcacgcatctgaatatcaggggacgagtgcactcattcaactcgtatgtggcggatcctgaggacgtcctacgaggcatagtccatggtattccgtcggggacttctcaagcagaactcatggcgaatctccgtgtgagaacacagggggtcaagattgagcgggcacgcatgctcggatctacgaagaccgccatcattaccttcacgggcagcacactgcctaggtgcgtctatttcatgggagcggaagccatctgttatccccacaagcctacgaggcaggcttgcaaggtatgccactccacagggcatcgaactgacgtgtgcccaacgcccgacgccaat CGCTGCAACAAAGGTTTTTATGGCAGCCAGGGTGGCTACCAGCTTGGGTTGGGAGCTGATGTCGTGCTCCAGCTGTGTTCCAGCCTACCGAAGCGCGACGACAACCTAGTCGTCGCTGATAACTTCTTCACAGGCCCTCAGCTT actgagctgcagcaaGTTGATGGAGGAGAAATTGATGAAAAAGCAAGGTCGGGGCACCTGTGA